A window of the Chloroflexus sp. Y-396-1 genome harbors these coding sequences:
- a CDS encoding cyclase family protein, translated as MIYDLTRCISSGMPVYPGDPPVAITPLLAPPWQISTLRLGSHSGTHLDAPRHRFTNGIGIDEIPPERLIGTGIVIDARGYAANTPIGPEVLAGNRLQAGMMVMIRTGWEDFWGNDDYFRHPYLSADLTSMLVACGITLIGIDAPNVDSTVDGSDTAHVILLQAHCLIAENLCNLAALRCGVQYTFACLPLKIADADGAPARVLAWDANEDTVLRDAKHT; from the coding sequence ATGATCTACGATTTGACACGTTGTATCAGCTCAGGAATGCCGGTCTATCCGGGTGATCCGCCGGTAGCGATCACGCCTTTACTCGCACCACCGTGGCAGATCAGCACGCTGCGTCTAGGCAGTCACAGTGGTACCCATCTGGATGCACCGCGACACCGGTTCACCAACGGAATCGGCATTGACGAGATTCCTCCAGAGCGACTAATCGGGACGGGGATCGTTATTGATGCCCGTGGTTATGCGGCAAACACACCGATTGGGCCAGAGGTCTTAGCAGGCAACCGGCTTCAAGCCGGAATGATGGTGATGATCCGTACCGGTTGGGAAGATTTCTGGGGAAACGACGACTACTTCCGCCACCCGTACCTTAGCGCAGACCTGACCAGCATGTTGGTAGCGTGTGGCATTACCCTGATCGGGATCGATGCACCAAACGTTGATTCAACAGTGGATGGCAGCGACACAGCCCACGTTATTCTCTTGCAAGCCCATTGTTTGATCGCCGAGAACCTCTGTAACCTCGCCGCCCTGCGCTGCGGAGTACAGTATACCTTTGCCTGTCTACCCCTCAAAATAGCCGATGCTGATGGGGCACCAGCACGGGTACTGGCCTGGGATGCGAACGAAGATACTGTGCTTCGCGATGCGAAGCATACCTGA